In Zingiber officinale cultivar Zhangliang chromosome 8B, Zo_v1.1, whole genome shotgun sequence, a single genomic region encodes these proteins:
- the LOC122015165 gene encoding auxin-repressed 12.5 kDa protein-like isoform X2, translated as MVLLDKMWDDVFGGPQPDKGLGKLRKVSPKPLSIKGEGSSEGGGVFHRSISLPQTPTTPTTPVTPSSSSYSPTQRHGNVWRSVFNPGSNLATKTVGAHYFDKPQPNSPTVYDWLYSGETKSSHR; from the exons ATGGTTCTCCTTGATAAGATGTGGGACGACGTCTTCGGCGGTCCTCAGCCTGATAAAGGCCTAGGCAAGCTGAGGAAGGTCTCCCCAAAGCCTTTGTCCATCAAAG GGGAGGGCAGCAGTGAGGGCGGAGGCGTGTTCCACCGTTCAATATCTCTGCCACAGACGCCGACCACGCCGACCACTCCAGTGACGCCGTCGTCGTCCAGCTACTCTCCGACTCAGCGGCATGGCAACGTGTGGAGGAGCGTGTTCAACCCCGGCAGCAACCTTGCCACCAAGACTGTCGGAGCTCACTATTTCGACAAGCCCCAACCCAACTCCCCCACTGTCTACGACtg GTTGTACAGTGGTGAGACGAAGAGCAGCCACCGTTGA
- the LOC122015165 gene encoding auxin-repressed 12.5 kDa protein-like isoform X1, which yields MVLLDKMWDDVFGGPQPDKGLGKLRKVSPKPLSIKEGEGSSEGGGVFHRSISLPQTPTTPTTPVTPSSSSYSPTQRHGNVWRSVFNPGSNLATKTVGAHYFDKPQPNSPTVYDWLYSGETKSSHR from the exons ATGGTTCTCCTTGATAAGATGTGGGACGACGTCTTCGGCGGTCCTCAGCCTGATAAAGGCCTAGGCAAGCTGAGGAAGGTCTCCCCAAAGCCTTTGTCCATCAAAG AAGGGGAGGGCAGCAGTGAGGGCGGAGGCGTGTTCCACCGTTCAATATCTCTGCCACAGACGCCGACCACGCCGACCACTCCAGTGACGCCGTCGTCGTCCAGCTACTCTCCGACTCAGCGGCATGGCAACGTGTGGAGGAGCGTGTTCAACCCCGGCAGCAACCTTGCCACCAAGACTGTCGGAGCTCACTATTTCGACAAGCCCCAACCCAACTCCCCCACTGTCTACGACtg GTTGTACAGTGGTGAGACGAAGAGCAGCCACCGTTGA